One Syntrophaceae bacterium DNA window includes the following coding sequences:
- a CDS encoding TetR/AcrR family transcriptional regulator, with the protein MKVHGKEVQANIKNARLIDLRRRQIIEGAMQVFAAKGFHGASVREIANAAGLTMGTMYNYVRSKEDILYIVYDFMTTILTEGLRKTIEETKDPREKVSAALRHNMEMIYQYRDVIMFLYREAGNYDRDSIHTVLAQETKYIEVFEELLRLHFSGRKINEERLKMAADILSYLNVILVLRGWSLRRRYKSMDDVVNGILEFVEHAIEIVEETDRGGVECRHFKRSAKTQRERRTKWGNREKSK; encoded by the coding sequence ATGAAGGTACACGGAAAGGAAGTGCAGGCGAACATCAAGAATGCGCGGCTCATCGACCTGCGGCGCAGGCAGATCATCGAGGGAGCCATGCAGGTCTTCGCCGCCAAGGGGTTCCACGGAGCCTCGGTGCGTGAGATCGCCAACGCGGCGGGTCTCACAATGGGCACCATGTACAACTACGTCCGCAGCAAGGAAGACATCCTCTACATCGTCTACGATTTCATGACCACGATCCTCACCGAGGGCCTCCGGAAGACCATCGAGGAAACCAAGGATCCCCGGGAAAAGGTCAGCGCCGCCCTGCGTCACAACATGGAGATGATCTACCAGTACCGGGACGTGATCATGTTTCTCTACCGTGAGGCGGGAAACTACGACCGCGATAGCATCCACACCGTCCTCGCCCAGGAAACCAAGTACATCGAGGTCTTCGAGGAACTGCTGCGACTGCACTTCTCCGGCCGAAAGATCAACGAGGAACGTCTGAAGATGGCGGCCGACATCCTCTCCTACCTTAACGTCATCCTGGTCCTGAGGGGCTGGAGCCTCCGGCGGCGCTACAAATCCATGGACGACGTCGTGAACGGCATTCTCGAGTTCGTGGAGCATGCCATCGAGATCGTCGAGGAGACAGACCGAGGGGGCGTGGAATGCCGTCATTTCAAGCGCTCCGCCAAGACCCAGCGCGAAAGGAGAACGAAATGGGGAAACCGGGAAAAGAGCAAATGA